TGATTATTGGTTTAATCTTGGTGATGTATTGGTACGGCCTAACGAAGCGCTTGGTTGCGTTGGCGTTGAACTTTGTTAAATGGTTTGGTTTTGGCGGCAAAGAAAAACGTTTAGAACGACATGCGCGGTTGACGGAGTGGGCTGATGAACGCCTGTTGAGTTTCCATGAAGAAAGTTTACGAATGAGTCGTGACTGGCCTTTGATGTTGAAGGGGCTAGGGCTGACATTTGTTCAATTAATGTTTTACTATTCAATCCCGTTCTTTATCTTACTTGCATTGGGATATGACCACATTAATTACTTTTTGATCACGGCCTTGCATGTGTTGATTGTCATGGTCATTTCGCTGTTCCCAATCCCTGGTGGTTCAGGTGGTGCGGAAGTCAGTTTTTCGGCCTTATTCAGTAGTTTCATTGCATCTTCATCTGATTTAGTTTTGGCGATGCTGTTATGGCGGTTTTTAACGTACTACTTTGGGATGTTTGCGGGAATGATTGCATTCAATACTAAAGCGGATAAAGTAAAAACCAAACACAACTGGAGTTTACGGCGAAAGAAGGATTTAGAATGAAACAGAATTTGCAACAAATCATCGAACGGTTAAAAGCGATGCGCCATGACCGTAACAGCGATACGCAAATTCGGAATTTCGATGCTTTT
This is a stretch of genomic DNA from Periweissella cryptocerci. It encodes these proteins:
- a CDS encoding lysylphosphatidylglycerol synthase transmembrane domain-containing protein; its protein translation is MNRKNRIVLVLMLLIGVGIFAFSMRNVNLEDMLHDIVTIKLGWLLLALLCIVLYLLIEAIIVKVFVGNRVEGFTFRNAVRIPLVEQLGNGITPFASGGQPFQLVAMMQAGVEPGYASAVLLMKFIVYQFVIVLNFFMALIYGSHFMADKVHIMKYLMVFGFAIHFAVIIGLILVMYWYGLTKRLVALALNFVKWFGFGGKEKRLERHARLTEWADERLLSFHEESLRMSRDWPLMLKGLGLTFVQLMFYYSIPFFILLALGYDHINYFLITALHVLIVMVISLFPIPGGSGGAEVSFSALFSSFIASSSDLVLAMLLWRFLTYYFGMFAGMIAFNTKADKVKTKHNWSLRRKKDLE